The Thermococcus sp. genomic interval TATTTCTTTGTCCCACGTTAGAACCACTGGATAGCCCTTGAAGGTGTTGCGTAGCGCATGCTGCAGGTTTCCATCTCTGAGGATAAACCAGATGGGGACGTTGACTGAAAACTCTTGGAGTATCTTCCTGAGCTCCCATCTGCCGATTTCGCGTCCAAGCTCTTGGGAAAGCTTTTTTGTTACGTCGCTCCAGCTGAGTCTAAAGTTATTGGAGTTCTTCAGCAACTCCCCGAACTTCTTTACTGTTTCACTGTAACCGTAATCAGTCATCAAGTATGGAACCACGAAGTACATTCCACCCATCTGGCGGAAGACTCTCTGGGCCTCGCTCTTCTTTTCTAGTGTGAAGTAATCGAGCTTTGTGAGGAGCATTTCAATCTGCGCTTTGTAATTCTCAAGTATTCTATCGTTATAAACTTCGTTTATAGCGTTCCTTTCGTTTTCGTATCCGAGGAGTCTCCCTTCGAGTGAGCCGATCACTTCAATGGTTTTTTGGAGCACCTTTAAGCCAATATTCCCTCCATACACTGCCCTCGTCCCCCGGTCAATGCCAGAGAACACGACGATGTTGGGAGAATCCCCATTGTAATCAGTTCTTCTGTTCCTGTAGACCCTACCCCATCTCTGAACCTGGCTGTCTATCGGTGAGATTTCGGTTATCATAGCGTCGAAGTCAAGATCCACCGAGGCCTCAACTACCTGAGTCGCTATGAGAATTACCCACTTGCCCTTATCGAGCTTGGACTTAACTTCATTTATTATTTTCTCTTTTCTTTTCTCTGGAAGGCGCGAATGGAGAAGATATACCTCCCATTCCTCAACCTGCTCCGAAAGGCTTTTGTAAGCCTCTATCGCCTTCTTTACGTTATTGAGAACCACCATGAGACTCCTAAAGTCGTGTTCTCTGAACTTATCAATTGTTGAGAGAACATCTTCAACGCCTACAAACTCCACGCCACTATCGGTATAGCGGAAAAGATTACTTCCCACGAGCTTGATGAGGTGTCTTTTAAGATGGAGGTTCTTGACGTTGAGTCCATTCTTCTCAGCTTCTTCAAGGACATCTACGATTTCAAATCCCTCTTTTTTAAGGAAATGCTCAACGTGTGGTGGCAGAGTCGCAGTAATTACAAGCACTTTCCCACCAGCCCTTTTTATAAGCTGGAGCGTTTTCAGGAAGACCGCCGCCATCTCTGGGGTGTAAGCTTGAACCTCATCCACGACTATGCAGGATTCGGGGTAGACTGAAACGACCTTATCCGAGCCATAGTAGTTCAGACCCGTTAGAAACACCTGGTCGGGTGTTGATAGCATTACCGGCATAGCAAGAAGCCCAGCAGAGTTCACTTTCTTCTCAACCTCAATGTCACTCCCGGAGCCTTCCACGTACTCCATGAAAGCCGTTGAGTGAAGCAGGCCGACAGATTCCCTATCAAAGTATTCCTCCGAGAGTCGTCTGTAGAGGTCGTTTAGTGCTACCCTAAGTGGAAGCGTGTAGAGTAGCTTACCCCTTCTCTTTGCCCATAGAACACCGAGCTCGGTCTTCCCAGAGCCTGTGGGTGCGACAACAACTAGGTAGTCTGAATCCTTTTTAGATAATAACTCCTCCTGCCAGAGCTTTCCGGGAGAAATTTTCCAGTCCTTTAGCCTTTCCGCAATCTTTCTCCTTATCCTCTCTTCAACATCACCAAAAACTTTCGAAATATCGAGAGCGCTTTCGATTGGAAAATCGCCGCTTGAGGAGTAATCGCACCTTCTCAGCGTACCCAGAAATACCAGAAAATCAACGTCAATCTCTTTGGGATTGTAAAGCTGAACGCTCTCCGACAAATCATCATCCCAGGTTTCCACTTTCTCTTTCAGGGCCTTTATGCCCAAAAAATCCGGCCTTAGCTCAGCAACAGCCTCCTTGATGAAGTTTTCGTCTAATCCCCTCTCGATGGCTCTGAGATAGTCCTCCAGGAATTTTTTAAGCTCTCTTTTCTTTGAGACTAGAAAATCTAGATATTTTTCCACGTCATCCGGGTAAAGCTCAACTATATGGGAGAACTCTTTGTCGTCGGAGAAGAATTCGTTGTAGTGATGAAGAAGAACCGCCGTTCTGATTTTTGCATCCCTCTCTGAGTTACCGAGTAATCCAGCGCTCCAGAGAACCGATAGGACTTCATGACGGGCCTTTATGCCCTCACTTTTGTTAAGCAACGTAATTAGTTCTGTAGGGAGCTCCCTACCATAAAGTCTCCTCTGAAAGTCGAGGCTTATCTTGCCAAGGTCGTGGATGATTATCGCCTTTGCTAAATCCTTGAAAAGTTCAAAACGCTCTTGGGGATTCCCAAGGGGCTTGTAGATTATAGTCTCTCCGAGATTCTCAATGAACCTATAAAGTTCAACGCATCTCTCCAGTGCGGATTTTATGTGGTCAATTAGCAAAACGTCGCCTTCTCCGCTTTTTGCCCTGAGAAGAGATACTAGTGGAAGTTCTCTCCCAGAGGCGTCTTGGGTGTTGTTATCCTTTATGAGGAACCCATCTATCTTTGCCTGTGGCATTACAACCACCCACTTGCTTTTTCATCAGCTACGACCTTGAGAGGGACATCATCAAGGGGGTATTCTTCGAGCTTGACTTTATTTTTAAACTTGAGAAACGTCCAAGCACCAACGTAGATTACTGACTCAAATTTTACATCTCTGAAAGTTTCGGCGTTTATCTCCGCCTTGTGCTTTACAGGGTTCCCGTTGTTCTTGAAGACCACCCTAACTGGGGTGGAATACGTCGAGTACTCCTTCTTCCTCAGCATCTCAATGGGCACTCTGACGTAGGTTGGATATCTAATCGCTACCTCCTGTGCCCTCTTTTCTTTCCCCTCAATGAACCCGACCCTTCTCAAGAAGACAACGTCCTCGCTTCTGCCCAGTGATAGAACTTTTTTGGGCCTATCAATGGCCTCTTTGATCTCACCAAGGAAGTCTTTATCTCCTCTGATGAGGATGTAGAGCCAGCCGTTGAAGAGTTCCTGCTGGAGGACCGGGCTTCTCTGTGAAGTTATCGGAAAACCGTAGAGGGGGAGGTTTTGGTTCCAGAGTGTGGGCCTGCCCTTAAAATGAACTATGGATATCCCGGTCTTTGTTGCCTTTATCAGTTGCTGATAGTTCCAGAAGACGCTCTCGAATCCCCCATGAACACTGACCTTAAGGCTCCACCAGTTATCAATTCCTCTCTCCTTGCCGTACCAATCGTTAAGCGCATTTTGGAGCATACCTATTATCGTTGACTTCGGCGGTAGAGGGTAAGTCTGGGCGTAGTAAAAGGTGAAAGGATTACGGTACTGGGCAAAGGGCTGGAACAGTTCTATGAGCAGGGTCTTCTCGGCCATAGTCATCACTCGAGCCTAACTTCTACGCTTGGATCTTTGAAGACCTTCACCTCGGAGAGTTTCTTTTCTTTGGAGGTCTCTTCTTTGGAGGTAAAGAGATTCTCGACAAGTTTGAGAACCTCCGATTCATTAAGATTCTCAACTGTTGTGCCCTCGGGAAGCCCTGAAATCCTAAATATTGGCTTCCTGTTCCTGGAGACTACGTGCTTTATCATTACAACTTTCTTTCCGTTCTCCTCGCGTTCCTCGATTTCATCGTACTCCTCCTCGCTGTACTCGTCGATAAGCTCAATTCTGTCCTTAAACGTCTGGTAAGCTGTGTCTTTGTAAACTCCGAGGACTAGGAGTCTAGGTCTGAGGTCTTCCTCCCTGCCTTTGATTGAGCGTTTTAAACTTAGTAAACCCTTTATGAGATTCTTTACTCGCTTTTCCTTTCCCTCGGGAGACAGCGAGTACTTGATGTGGACCAGTTTGTTGTTAATTTTTTCAAAGGACTCGAGCTTAACTTTCTCGCTCTGGACGAGTTCTTTTTTCTCTTTTTTGCCCTTGAGGATGAACTTGACCCTGCCATCCTCGTTAACAACATCTTCGATTTTCATCTTTATCTCTTTGTTCTCCTGGTCTCTTCCGAGGGTAACGTCACTGCCGAGTGTTACGAAAACATCAACTGCCCCAACCTCGTTAAGGTCAACGACGAGTGAGTAAAGGTAAAATGTCTCGTGCTCCTCTGCGGTGAACGGATTCGGCTTCATCTCTCCGTAAACCTTTCTCATCCTGTTAGCCATGCCGAGGTTGGCGTTGAAGAGTGCATCGTAGTTGAAAGGTGTCATCGAAACTGCGTGGCTTAACTTCGCTGGGGCACTCCTGAAGTTCTGCGGCGTGGTAGATGTTATTAAGTATCCAAAGATATCGAACTCGGGATACAGAAGTATTTCTCCAGTGAGGAGAAGATCCGTCGCAGGCTGTATTACGGTATTGTCCCCGCTACCAGCACGGTGGAGCTTTTCGCCCTCGGCAATATTCCACAGACCAAGTTTCTTCCCAGTTTCAAGGAGACTGTACCTCAGCGCATACCTGCTGACAAGGGTGTACTGTCTGCCGTCCCAGCGGGTTATCTTCTTCAGCTCCTGATAGTTCCCGCTCCCCTGGTCGTAGTTGAGGGAGCTCCCGTAAAAGACCACATCCATAACCAGAAACCTTCCCATCAGCTTTCACCTCCGGCCATTATGCCGAGTATGACGGAGTAGGCAACCTTCTCAAAATCTGCTTCCGAAGAAGGAAAGACTTCCATAAGCACAGAAGCAAGTTCCCTGGCCTTGGGATTGTCCTTTGAATGGGCGTTAAGGGCTCTCAGGAGAATCCACAGAAACCTGTCTTGGTCGTTTGCCTTGACGGCGTTCAGCAGGTCGAAGACAAGCTTCTGGCGGTAGTTATCCGAGCCGGCT includes:
- the cas5b gene encoding type I-B CRISPR-associated protein Cas5b, yielding MTMAEKTLLIELFQPFAQYRNPFTFYYAQTYPLPPKSTIIGMLQNALNDWYGKERGIDNWWSLKVSVHGGFESVFWNYQQLIKATKTGISIVHFKGRPTLWNQNLPLYGFPITSQRSPVLQQELFNGWLYILIRGDKDFLGEIKEAIDRPKKVLSLGRSEDVVFLRRVGFIEGKEKRAQEVAIRYPTYVRVPIEMLRKKEYSTYSTPVRVVFKNNGNPVKHKAEINAETFRDVKFESVIYVGAWTFLKFKNKVKLEEYPLDDVPLKVVADEKASGWL
- the cas3 gene encoding CRISPR-associated helicase Cas3', translated to MPQAKIDGFLIKDNNTQDASGRELPLVSLLRAKSGEGDVLLIDHIKSALERCVELYRFIENLGETIIYKPLGNPQERFELFKDLAKAIIIHDLGKISLDFQRRLYGRELPTELITLLNKSEGIKARHEVLSVLWSAGLLGNSERDAKIRTAVLLHHYNEFFSDDKEFSHIVELYPDDVEKYLDFLVSKKRELKKFLEDYLRAIERGLDENFIKEAVAELRPDFLGIKALKEKVETWDDDLSESVQLYNPKEIDVDFLVFLGTLRRCDYSSSGDFPIESALDISKVFGDVEERIRRKIAERLKDWKISPGKLWQEELLSKKDSDYLVVVAPTGSGKTELGVLWAKRRGKLLYTLPLRVALNDLYRRLSEEYFDRESVGLLHSTAFMEYVEGSGSDIEVEKKVNSAGLLAMPVMLSTPDQVFLTGLNYYGSDKVVSVYPESCIVVDEVQAYTPEMAAVFLKTLQLIKRAGGKVLVITATLPPHVEHFLKKEGFEIVDVLEEAEKNGLNVKNLHLKRHLIKLVGSNLFRYTDSGVEFVGVEDVLSTIDKFREHDFRSLMVVLNNVKKAIEAYKSLSEQVEEWEVYLLHSRLPEKRKEKIINEVKSKLDKGKWVILIATQVVEASVDLDFDAMITEISPIDSQVQRWGRVYRNRRTDYNGDSPNIVVFSGIDRGTRAVYGGNIGLKVLQKTIEVIGSLEGRLLGYENERNAINEVYNDRILENYKAQIEMLLTKLDYFTLEKKSEAQRVFRQMGGMYFVVPYLMTDYGYSETVKKFGELLKNSNNFRLSWSDVTKKLSQELGREIGRWELRKILQEFSVNVPIWFILRDGNLQHALRNTFKGYPVVLTWDKEIAKKLWEYGVDDVVGKDLDEGSIL
- the cas7i gene encoding type I-B CRISPR-associated protein Cas7/Cst2/DevR is translated as MGRFLVMDVVFYGSSLNYDQGSGNYQELKKITRWDGRQYTLVSRYALRYSLLETGKKLGLWNIAEGEKLHRAGSGDNTVIQPATDLLLTGEILLYPEFDIFGYLITSTTPQNFRSAPAKLSHAVSMTPFNYDALFNANLGMANRMRKVYGEMKPNPFTAEEHETFYLYSLVVDLNEVGAVDVFVTLGSDVTLGRDQENKEIKMKIEDVVNEDGRVKFILKGKKEKKELVQSEKVKLESFEKINNKLVHIKYSLSPEGKEKRVKNLIKGLLSLKRSIKGREEDLRPRLLVLGVYKDTAYQTFKDRIELIDEYSEEEYDEIEEREENGKKVVMIKHVVSRNRKPIFRISGLPEGTTVENLNESEVLKLVENLFTSKEETSKEKKLSEVKVFKDPSVEVRLE